A single genomic interval of Rhododendron vialii isolate Sample 1 chromosome 3a, ASM3025357v1 harbors:
- the LOC131318673 gene encoding kinesin-like protein KIN-UC isoform X9 has product MASSSAQRSSQRSERQNQIPHGRSAASSLSRSVDNGQQLLLPNNLSVRSKLHASRPSLPPTSRTNSTNHDPEPARVRVAVRLRPRNAEDLLSDADFADCVEIQPELKRLNLKKNNWSSEAYRFDEVFSESASQRRVYEAVAKPVVESVLSGYNGTVMAYGQTGTGKTYTLGRLGKDDASERGIMVRAVEDIISSTSGSDSIEISYLQLYLESLQDLLSPEKINIPISEEPKTGKVTLPGAVVVKVQDLDHFLQILQTGEANRHVANTKLNTESSRSHAILMVNIRRAVHEEENEIPFQEKDSKGNLSYDRGIPIVRNSKLLIVDLAGSERLDKSGSEGHSVEEAKFINLSLTSLGKCINALAENSPHIPVRDSKLTRLLRDSFGGSARTSLLVTIGPSSRHHAETTSTVMFGQRAMKVVNMLKLKEEFDYESLCRKLENHVDHLTAEIDRQLKLRDKERIEMERSLKEYQESFAKAEKSLVARSEVVVSPAKKSLVARSEFLQKENAHLEIELEGTLNELNRLKDQNNFMHSEVARLEISLKHNKQYQLENSSNQKALANTTEMYEKKIAELMKQLEHVKAHSGSAEELNAMKKLLSDHEKSMQVYQIANSTYEKALADTNQMYEEKIADLIQNQNGEIAHFQSVEEELDKMKKLLKDHQNSNQMYEKKIAELMKQLEDEKAHSGSVEEQLNAMKKLLSDQEKSMQLYQLANSTYQKALEDTNKMYEEKIADLIQNQNGEIAHFEGVEEELDKTKKLLEEHQNLDQMYKKKIAELMKHLQDEKAHSRSVDEQLNAMKKLLSDNEKSMQLYQMANSTYQKALAETNQMYEEKIADLIHNQNSEIARFEGVKQELQKTKKLLKDHRNSNQIHGRNESDKILVKLQESHEVNQKTANELDSLKAEYNELLTDKAMLVEELNAMRALQIQEKQRKAVEAELVRLKKLVPENGDDYEDKKSHKKENRAKPLVLPKLNQSRETISGQRATIAKICEEVGLGKILQLLTSGDINAQIRAVKVVANLAAEDINQEKIMEEGGIDALLMLLQSCQNITILRVASGAIANLAMNEVQVKNREQMCDCGAATSAYSMGGS; this is encoded by the exons ATGGCGTCGAGCTCTGCTCAGAGGTCTTCACAGAGGTCGGAGAGACAAAACCAAATTCCTCATGGACGCTCTGCTGCTTCTTCACTATCTCGAAGCGTCGACAACGGACAACAACTACTACTCCCTAATAATCTCTCTGTTCGTTCCAAACTCCACGCTTCCCGACCCTCTCTCCCCCCTACTTCTCGAACCAACTCCACCAACCACGatccag AACCTGCAAGAGTAAGAGTTGCCGTCAGACTTAGACCCAGAAATGCAGAAGATCTGCTTTCAGATGCTGATTTTGCTGATTGTGTAGAAATTCAACCAGAG CTGAAGAGGTTaaacttgaagaaaaacaaTTGGAGCTCTGAAGCTTATAGATTTGATGAAGTGTTTTCCGAGAGTGCTTCTCAAAGGCGTGTTTATGAAGCGGTAGCAAAGCCTGTAGTTGAG AGTGTATTGAGTGGGTATAATGGGACAGTAATGGCTTATGGCCAAACAGGCACCGGCAAGACTTACACTCTTGGGAGGTTGGGTAAAGATGATGCTTCCGAACGTGGTATTATGGTTAGAGCTGTGGAAGATATAATTTCCAGTACATCTGGATCTGATAGCATTGAAATCTCCTATTTGCAG TTGTATCTCGAATCTCTACAAGATTTGCTTTCGCCGGAGAAGATTAATATCCCAATTTCCGAGGAGCCTAAGACCGGGAAAGTAACATTGCCTGGCGCAGTGGTAGTTAAAGTTCAAGATCTTGATCACTTTCTACAGATACTTCAAACTGGTGAGGCAAACCGTCATGTGGCAAATACAAAGCTGAATACAGAGTCTTCTCGTAGTCATGCAATTCTTATG GTTAATATTCGGAGAGCTGTTCATGAGGAGGAAAATGAAATTCCTTTTCAAGAAAAAGACAGTAAAGGGAATTTATCTTATGATCGTGGCATACCAATTGTTCGCAATAGCAAGCTGCTGATAGTGGATCTTGCTGGTTCTGAGAGATTGGACAAATCtg GCAGTGAAGGCCACTCGGTTGAAGAGGCTAAGTTCATTAATCTTTCTCTTACTTCGCTGGGAAAATGCATAAATGCATTGGCAGAAAATAGTCCTCACATACCTGTTAGAGATTCTAAACTGACAAGACTACTTCGTGATTCCTTTGGAG GCTCTGCAAGGACCTCACTTCTAGTAACGATTGGGCCTTCTTCTCGACATCATGCCGAAACCACAAGCACCGTGATGTTTGGACAACGC GCTATGAAAGTTGTAAACATGTTAAAGCTTAAGGAAGAATTTGATTACGAAAGTTTATGCCGGAAGCTTGAGAATCATGTGGATCATCTAACTGCTGAGATTGATAGGCAACTAAAATTGAGGGACAAGGAGAGAATAGAAATGGAAAGAAGTCTCAAAGAGTATCAAGAGTCCTTTGCTAAAGCTGAAAAGAGTTTGGTTGCAAGGTCTGAGGTAGTTGTCTCTCCTGCTAAAAAGAGCTTGGTTGCAAGGTCTGAG TTTCTGCAGAAGGAGAATGCTCATCTGGAAATCGAGCTAGAGGGAACACTAAATGAATTGAATCGTCTAaaagatcaaaacaactttatgCATTCTGAAGTTGCACGATTAGAAATCAGTCTAAAGCACAACAAG CAATACCAGCTTGAAAattcatcaaatcaaaaagcacTTGCTAATACCACAGAAATGTACGAGAAGAAAATAGCAGAGTTGATGAAGCAATTAGAGCATGTGAAGGCTCACTCTGGAAGTGCTGAAGAATTAAATGCGATGAAGAAGCTGTTAAGTGATCATGAAAAGTCAATGCAG GTATACCAAATAGCAAATTCTACATATGAGAAGGCTCTTGCAGACACAAATCAGATGTATGAAGAGAAAATAGCAGATTTAATTCAGAATCAAAATGGTGAGATTGCTCATTTTCAGAGTGTAGAAGAAGAATTGGATAAGATGAAGAAGCTTTTGAAAGATCATCAAAACTCAAATCAG ATGTATGAGAAGAAAATTGCAGAGTTGATGAAGCAATTAGAGGATGAGAAGGCTCACTCCGGAAGTGTTGAAGAACAGTTAAATGCAATGAAGAAGTTGCTAAGTGATCAAGAAAAGTCAATGCAG CTATACCAACTGGCAAATTCTACATATCAGAAAGCTCTTGAAGACACAAATAAGATGTATGAAGAGAAAATAGCAGATTTAATTCAGAATCAAAATGGTGAGATTGCTCATTTTGAAGGTGTAGAAGAAGAATTGGATAAGACAAAGAAGCTTTTGGAAGAGCATCAAAACCTAGACCAG ATGTACAAGAAGAAAATAGCAGAGTTGATGAAGCACTTACAGGATGAGAAGGCTCACTCTAGAAGTGTTGACGAACAGTTAAATGCGATGAAGAAGCTACTAAGTGATAATGAAAAGTCAATGCAG CTATACCAAATGGCAAATTCTACATATCAAAAGGCTCTTGCAGAAACAAATCAGATGTATGAAGAGAAAATAGCTGATTTAATTCACAACCAAAATAGTGAGATTGCCCGTTTTGAAGGTGTCAAACAAGAATTGCAAAAGACAAAGAAGCTTTTGAAGGATCATCGAAACTCAAACCAG ATCCATGGGCGAAATGAGAGTGATAAGATTCTGGTGAAACTACAAGAAAGTCATGAGGTGAATCAAAAGACCGCGAACGAACTTGATTCTTTGAAAGCAGAATATAATGAGCTATTGACAGACAAG GCAATGTTGGTGGAGGAACTTAATGCAATGAGAGCCCTTCAAATTCaggaaaaacaaaggaaagctGTTGAGGCTGAGCTGGTTAGGTTAAAGAAGCTCGTTCCTGAAAATGGTGATGACTATGAG GACAAGAAGTCACACAAGAAAGAGAATAGGGCCAAACCACTGGTTTTACCTAAATTGAACCAATCAAGGGAGACAATTTCGGGACAAAGAGCCACAATTGCAAAGATTTGTGAAGAAG TCGGGCTTGGAAAAATTTTACAATTGTTGACATCTGGAGATATAAATGCCCAAATACGTGCTGTGAAGGTGGTGGCTAATCTTGCTGCTGAAG ATATCAATCAGGAAAAGATCATGGAGGAAGGTGGTATAGATGCACTGCTCATGCTGTTGCAATCATGCCAAAATATAACCATACTTAGGGTGGCTTCTGGTGCAATTGCCAATTTGGCAATGAATG AAGTACAGGTGAAGAACAGAGAGCAGATGTGTGATTGTGGAGCTGCCACATCTGCTTACAGTATGGGAGGAAGTTAA
- the LOC131318673 gene encoding kinesin-like protein KIN-UC isoform X8, with protein MASSSAQRSSQRSERQNQIPHGRSAASSLSRSVDNGQQLLLPNNLSVRSKLHASRPSLPPTSRTNSTNHDPEPARVRVAVRLRPRNAEDLLSDADFADCVEIQPELKRLNLKKNNWSSEAYRFDEVFSESASQRRVYEAVAKPVVESVLSGYNGTVMAYGQTGTGKTYTLGRLGKDDASERGIMVRAVEDIISSTSGSDSIEISYLQLYLESLQDLLSPEKINIPISEEPKTGKVTLPGAVVVKVQDLDHFLQILQTGEANRHVANTKLNTESSRSHAILMVNIRRAVHEEENEIPFQEKDSKGNLSYDRGIPIVRNSKLLIVDLAGSERLDKSGSEGHSVEEAKFINLSLTSLGKCINALAENSPHIPVRDSKLTRLLRDSFGGSARTSLLVTIGPSSRHHAETTSTVMFGQRAMKVVNMLKLKEEFDYESLCRKLENHVDHLTAEIDRQLKLRDKERIEMERSLKEYQESFAKAEKSLVARSEVVVSPAKKSLVARSEFLQKENAHLEIELEGTLNELNRLKDQNNFMHSEVARLEISLKHNKQYQLENSSNQKALANTTEMYEKKIAELMKQLEHVKAHSGSAEELNAMKKLLSDHEKSMQVYQIANSTYEKALADTNQMYEEKIADLIQNQNGEIAHFQSVEEELDKMKKLLKDHQNSNQMYEKKIAELMKQLEDEKAHSGSVEEQLNAMKKLLSDQEKSMQLYQLANSTYQKALEDTNKMYEEKIADLIQNQNGEIAHFEGVEEELDKTKKLLEEHQNLDQMYKKKIAELMKHLQDEKAHSRSVDEQLNAMKKLLSDNEKSMQLYQMANSTYQKALAETNQMYEEKIADLIHNQNSEIARFEGVKQELQKTKKLLKDHRNSNQIHGRNESDKILVKLQESHEVNQKTANELDSLKAEYNELLTDKAMLVEELNAMRALQIQEKQRKAVEAELVRLKKLVPENGDDYEDKKSHKKENRAKPLVLPKLNQSRETISGQRATIAKICEEVGLGKILQLLTSGDINAQIRAVKVVANLAAEDINQEKIMEEGGIDALLMLLQSCQNITILRVASGAIANLAMNEANQCFIMNKGGARLLANAASKTDDPEALRMVAGAIANLCGSGKLKLILQKRSYN; from the exons ATGGCGTCGAGCTCTGCTCAGAGGTCTTCACAGAGGTCGGAGAGACAAAACCAAATTCCTCATGGACGCTCTGCTGCTTCTTCACTATCTCGAAGCGTCGACAACGGACAACAACTACTACTCCCTAATAATCTCTCTGTTCGTTCCAAACTCCACGCTTCCCGACCCTCTCTCCCCCCTACTTCTCGAACCAACTCCACCAACCACGatccag AACCTGCAAGAGTAAGAGTTGCCGTCAGACTTAGACCCAGAAATGCAGAAGATCTGCTTTCAGATGCTGATTTTGCTGATTGTGTAGAAATTCAACCAGAG CTGAAGAGGTTaaacttgaagaaaaacaaTTGGAGCTCTGAAGCTTATAGATTTGATGAAGTGTTTTCCGAGAGTGCTTCTCAAAGGCGTGTTTATGAAGCGGTAGCAAAGCCTGTAGTTGAG AGTGTATTGAGTGGGTATAATGGGACAGTAATGGCTTATGGCCAAACAGGCACCGGCAAGACTTACACTCTTGGGAGGTTGGGTAAAGATGATGCTTCCGAACGTGGTATTATGGTTAGAGCTGTGGAAGATATAATTTCCAGTACATCTGGATCTGATAGCATTGAAATCTCCTATTTGCAG TTGTATCTCGAATCTCTACAAGATTTGCTTTCGCCGGAGAAGATTAATATCCCAATTTCCGAGGAGCCTAAGACCGGGAAAGTAACATTGCCTGGCGCAGTGGTAGTTAAAGTTCAAGATCTTGATCACTTTCTACAGATACTTCAAACTGGTGAGGCAAACCGTCATGTGGCAAATACAAAGCTGAATACAGAGTCTTCTCGTAGTCATGCAATTCTTATG GTTAATATTCGGAGAGCTGTTCATGAGGAGGAAAATGAAATTCCTTTTCAAGAAAAAGACAGTAAAGGGAATTTATCTTATGATCGTGGCATACCAATTGTTCGCAATAGCAAGCTGCTGATAGTGGATCTTGCTGGTTCTGAGAGATTGGACAAATCtg GCAGTGAAGGCCACTCGGTTGAAGAGGCTAAGTTCATTAATCTTTCTCTTACTTCGCTGGGAAAATGCATAAATGCATTGGCAGAAAATAGTCCTCACATACCTGTTAGAGATTCTAAACTGACAAGACTACTTCGTGATTCCTTTGGAG GCTCTGCAAGGACCTCACTTCTAGTAACGATTGGGCCTTCTTCTCGACATCATGCCGAAACCACAAGCACCGTGATGTTTGGACAACGC GCTATGAAAGTTGTAAACATGTTAAAGCTTAAGGAAGAATTTGATTACGAAAGTTTATGCCGGAAGCTTGAGAATCATGTGGATCATCTAACTGCTGAGATTGATAGGCAACTAAAATTGAGGGACAAGGAGAGAATAGAAATGGAAAGAAGTCTCAAAGAGTATCAAGAGTCCTTTGCTAAAGCTGAAAAGAGTTTGGTTGCAAGGTCTGAGGTAGTTGTCTCTCCTGCTAAAAAGAGCTTGGTTGCAAGGTCTGAG TTTCTGCAGAAGGAGAATGCTCATCTGGAAATCGAGCTAGAGGGAACACTAAATGAATTGAATCGTCTAaaagatcaaaacaactttatgCATTCTGAAGTTGCACGATTAGAAATCAGTCTAAAGCACAACAAG CAATACCAGCTTGAAAattcatcaaatcaaaaagcacTTGCTAATACCACAGAAATGTACGAGAAGAAAATAGCAGAGTTGATGAAGCAATTAGAGCATGTGAAGGCTCACTCTGGAAGTGCTGAAGAATTAAATGCGATGAAGAAGCTGTTAAGTGATCATGAAAAGTCAATGCAG GTATACCAAATAGCAAATTCTACATATGAGAAGGCTCTTGCAGACACAAATCAGATGTATGAAGAGAAAATAGCAGATTTAATTCAGAATCAAAATGGTGAGATTGCTCATTTTCAGAGTGTAGAAGAAGAATTGGATAAGATGAAGAAGCTTTTGAAAGATCATCAAAACTCAAATCAG ATGTATGAGAAGAAAATTGCAGAGTTGATGAAGCAATTAGAGGATGAGAAGGCTCACTCCGGAAGTGTTGAAGAACAGTTAAATGCAATGAAGAAGTTGCTAAGTGATCAAGAAAAGTCAATGCAG CTATACCAACTGGCAAATTCTACATATCAGAAAGCTCTTGAAGACACAAATAAGATGTATGAAGAGAAAATAGCAGATTTAATTCAGAATCAAAATGGTGAGATTGCTCATTTTGAAGGTGTAGAAGAAGAATTGGATAAGACAAAGAAGCTTTTGGAAGAGCATCAAAACCTAGACCAG ATGTACAAGAAGAAAATAGCAGAGTTGATGAAGCACTTACAGGATGAGAAGGCTCACTCTAGAAGTGTTGACGAACAGTTAAATGCGATGAAGAAGCTACTAAGTGATAATGAAAAGTCAATGCAG CTATACCAAATGGCAAATTCTACATATCAAAAGGCTCTTGCAGAAACAAATCAGATGTATGAAGAGAAAATAGCTGATTTAATTCACAACCAAAATAGTGAGATTGCCCGTTTTGAAGGTGTCAAACAAGAATTGCAAAAGACAAAGAAGCTTTTGAAGGATCATCGAAACTCAAACCAG ATCCATGGGCGAAATGAGAGTGATAAGATTCTGGTGAAACTACAAGAAAGTCATGAGGTGAATCAAAAGACCGCGAACGAACTTGATTCTTTGAAAGCAGAATATAATGAGCTATTGACAGACAAG GCAATGTTGGTGGAGGAACTTAATGCAATGAGAGCCCTTCAAATTCaggaaaaacaaaggaaagctGTTGAGGCTGAGCTGGTTAGGTTAAAGAAGCTCGTTCCTGAAAATGGTGATGACTATGAG GACAAGAAGTCACACAAGAAAGAGAATAGGGCCAAACCACTGGTTTTACCTAAATTGAACCAATCAAGGGAGACAATTTCGGGACAAAGAGCCACAATTGCAAAGATTTGTGAAGAAG TCGGGCTTGGAAAAATTTTACAATTGTTGACATCTGGAGATATAAATGCCCAAATACGTGCTGTGAAGGTGGTGGCTAATCTTGCTGCTGAAG ATATCAATCAGGAAAAGATCATGGAGGAAGGTGGTATAGATGCACTGCTCATGCTGTTGCAATCATGCCAAAATATAACCATACTTAGGGTGGCTTCTGGTGCAATTGCCAATTTGGCAATGAATG